CTTCCACAGGGTCAACTCCTTCGCGTTCGTCCCCGACTTGTCGCCGCGCGAGATGAAGGTGCCGCCGTTGGCGCCGACCGCCTTGAAGGCCTCCGCTGAGTTCGTCATCCCCTTGATCTTGGCGGGGTCCGCCGCCGGGCCGACGACCACGAAGTCGTTGTGCATGACGGGCAGCCGCCGCGTGCCGAAGCCCTCGTCCATGAACTTCTTCTCGGCGTCCGGCGAGTGCACGAGCAGCACGTCGGCCTCGCCCTTCCGGCCCATGGTCATCGCCTGGCCGGAGCCGACGGCGATCGTCTTGACCAGGTAGCCCGAGGCCTTCTCGAACTGCGGCACGAGCACGTCGAGCAGGCCGGTGTCCTGGGTGCTCGTGGTCGTCGCGAGGATCAGGTTCTTCTCCTGGGCAAACGCGGGGCTCGCGGCGATCAGCGCGACAATGCCCAGTGTCCGGAGAATCTTCGCGCCCAGATTCATGATCGTGGCTCCTCTTCCGCGGCGGGGACGACTGCGGCCGTGCGCCGGCTACGGCGCCGCGTAGACGATCTTCCCGGCGTCGCGGAAGTCGTAGTGCCCGAGGTTCGAAACGCGCCGGCGGAAGTCCTGATCGTGCAGCGCCTCGAGGATCGCCTGCACGCCGGGGCCGAAGTAGGCGTCCTTCGTGGTCACCAGGTCGAAGCGCTCCTGGACGACCTGGATGAACTCGAGGCCGAGCATCCGGGCGACGGACCCCGACGCCAGCCCCGTGTCGGCCTCCCCCGAGAGCACGGCGAGCCCGAC
This is a stretch of genomic DNA from bacterium. It encodes these proteins:
- a CDS encoding substrate-binding domain-containing protein, whose amino-acid sequence is MNLGAKILRTLGIVALIAASPAFAQEKNLILATTTSTQDTGLLDVLVPQFEKASGYLVKTIAVGSGQAMTMGRKGEADVLLVHSPDAEKKFMDEGFGTRRLPVMHNDFVVVGPAADPAKIKGMTNSAEAFKAVGANGGTFISRGDKSGTNAKELTLWKAAGVVPEGQSWYQQTGLGMGQTLNVASEKGFYTLADRGTYLALKKNLALEVLVEGDKGLLNVYHVIEVSQAKWPKVNAAGAKAFADFVVAADAQKTIGGFGVEKFGAPLFFPDAGKGE